GGTAGTTTTAAAACGGACTCATTTAAAACCGAAAATAATACTAACATAAataacttttttgtttaaaaaatcaacagGATATTAAAGGAATTCATGTGAGAGGGAAAACAGACATACAGGTATTCAAATGAAGTAGACCTGTTAATTTTCTCctaaatgaaaagaaacaccATTTCATAACAAATAAGTGTATAATACACCTGAAcacattaaataaatgttaaaccCAGCATTTTTGGGAGGACCCTGGACCAATCATGTTTGTTTCCTTGCAAGGCCCAGACTACTTAAATCATTACATTAATCAGAGTGGTTGGACATTTTAATCTGGCTGGAGGATCCTCTGAGGacgtggtggtgggtcctggaaccactgctctagtagCACATTGACACGCAGCTACTctcttctgattggctgaaaatttcctgtttgaccatgaaaataaaaggaCTCAGAGGCTTTTGTTTTGGTAAATGTAGTTTATATTGTAAAAGAGACCACCTTTATTCTgaaaaagcaattaaaacatCACAAAGGTCAAAGATTTAGCAACTGATCAATTAAATCAAGACATAGGTCAGAGGTTAGCCCACACTGCTGTAGCTATGGTTAAATACACTTGTTAGCttttagcttagcatagagaataaaaacaacaggaaaccAAAAGGTAGCCCCACCTCCTCCCTGTGATAatgccaatcagagcacagctTATATGTTGTTTGTAACCATGTGTTCCTGAAAGTTAGAACTTCAGAGCTCTAAATGAATCTGTACACTGCAGTTCTCATCAGAACCAGAGTGCAATCCCTACACTTTATAAAACATAGATTTTACCTCAGGTTACCTGATCTACCTGGGGAGGAGGAGATCCAGATCAATGACAGTcagacctgcagacctcctaaTGTGGTCTATCCAGATGgagggagaccagagtctagaggagtctagtcCTGAGCTAAGAGTCTAGATGAGCCCTTTTAACATCTAAAAATCCTCCTTTAGTCTCACACAGTCTTTAATGTAAATGCTGACGTTCCATCaacagaataaaccttgtgaGGTGAGAGAGTGCGGAATAATGAGCTGTTCTTGAACGAGTCTGTTCCTCTAAACAGCTCTTTGATGTGAGctactgtagctagctcctgtttgagtgccagtctCCTTTCcactgaaccaaaccggactgaaccaaaccagactgaaccaagccagactgaaccaaaccggactaaaccaaactgtactgaactaaACCGGACTGaacaaaactggactgaaccagaccagactgaaccaaactggactgaaccaaactggactacatcaaaccagactgaaccaaactggactgaaccatactggactggaccaatccagactgaaccaaaccagagaGAACCAAACCGGACTGAAACAAaccggactgaaccaaactggactgaaccaaaccagattaaaccaaactggactaaactaaaccagactgaactgaaccagactgaaACAAACCACACTGAACCAAGCTGGACTGAACGAAatcagactgaaccaaactggactgaaccaaaccggactgaGCCAAACCAGACCGAACCAAACCGGAacgaaccaaaccagactgaatcAAGccggactgaaccaaactggactgaaccaaagcAGACTGAACTAAACCGGACTGCACCAAACCGGACTGAACCGAACCGGACTACACCAAACCGGACTGCGCCAAACTGGACtgagccaaactggactgaaccaaactggactgaaccaaaccggactgaaccaaactggggGAAAAAGTGGTCAGTGATAtaccttgtttttgtttcaatgaGTGCCCCCTGTACACAGACCAGTCTGAGGGTCTGGTCTGTGTACAGGATGCCGTCTGTGCTGTTGGAGTATGAAGGAGGCGGTACTTAAAGGTGTGGGAACAGACTTGCCCTACAGGAAgtaacacaataaaacattaagTAACATAATAAAAGGGGAAGTAACTGCAACTGATGAGGAAAAGcgtatcaaaataaaagacaaaaatcctTCCTTAACAGactgctgtgacatcagcatCTGTGTTTATTAAATCTCCTTcactgattggttgattggttcTTAATATTCCAATTTGTTTAAATCAAAAATTTCGGATTATCTCAGAGTAATAAGGCCGCCTGCTCAAATAACCCTGGCCTTCAGGCCTGACGTGGAGCGGGCATGCTCAGAGAGTCAATGGATGATGAGTCATCAGGAAGAAGCTCCTCTTTGTCActgcagagggagagacagagagagagagagaaggaataATTCATTCTTTCCTTTATTTGTTGATGGTTttggacaggaagtgacatcataGCTAAACATTACCTGATAGAGGAGGGATGGCGGGGCAGGCGATGGCGTCTCAGCGTGGTGATAATGAGCGCTccaagcagcagagcagagatggCAGCCAAACTGATGAAGAGGAAGACACCTGAAGACGAGAAACAGAGAAACTACACATCTCAGAATGCACTCTGATTGCACCCTTGATTCGCTTTATGCTGCATTCGATTGTACTCAAAACTCAGATAAATCTGACCTCCGAATCGGAAAAGTGCAATAGAACGGCCCTTGAGCTCAGGACTCCGACTCTGGAATTCAGGTAGGATCCAAGCAGCCCGAGTCGGTTGGAATGATGTAGCAATATGGCGTCGCACACCATGAAAGTCCTTTTCtcctcaacttttacttttatgtgtcATCTAATTTTGCGTTTGTGTAACTACAGTACAGGCCTCTGCACAGCTCGCTTCGATGCCCGTATAAGTTCAATGATGCATGCAGGATTCCCTCGCTGGTGCGTTCAAGTCATACAtatgtttctctttctctctctccctcaagtagctaatatatttccccaacagtaatttttgatcctcgaaaaacatcaaaacaaacatcagcttactGCGGCCGGCCATGTTTTCCGAGATTATGCAATGAACGCATTTACCTCAGAAGTCGGAATTTCCGACCCGGATCTTTCCAAGTTCTGAGTACAATCGAACGCAGCATTAGTCTCTAAGGACAGATTCACTGAAAAAGCACCTCCATCTTAACCTTCACTGTCATGTTTACATCTTCAGCAAAAACACCGCCGTTAGTCCAAGCCATCTATAGTCATCAacgaaggcaaggatggaatgtttaataagcttcAAAGAGGCaacctttaaagcagggatggaatgttttatcagcttctAAGGAAGGCATCaataaaggcaaggatggaattttttatcagcttcaaaggatggcatcattgaaggcaaggatggaatgttttataagtttcAAAAGAATGGCATCAATGAAGGCAAGGACGGAATTTTTATAGGCTTCAAACACTGGCATCaatgaaggcaaggatggaatgttttataagctacaaaggatggcatcaatgaaggcaaggatggaatgttttattagcttcaaaggatggcatcaatgaaggcaaggatggaatgttttattagcttcaaaggatggcatcaatgaaggcaaggatggaatgttttataggcttcaaAGGAATTACATCAATGAAGGCAAGGactgaatgttttatcagcttcaaaggatggcataaatgaaggcaaggatggaatattttataagcTTCAAAGAATGGCGTTATCAaagatagatatatagatatatacaTAAATTATGGAGAAAAAGTTTCTGCCATTATTTCTAGTCATTTTTTGGTTTCCAGAAATTAAGATTGGCTATGTGAGGTTCTCCAATGAGGCAGACTTACCTGCAGTCCAGCGGTCACGGCTTTTCCCATGGCTGTCAAACGCACCTGGAATGAAACAACGGACAGATATTAGCCCACAAGTCTGTGTCGAGTCCTGAGTCCCTAGTGTTCAAGTCTGAGTCAAGTCTGAGTCACTGAAGAAATATCCAAGTCGAGTCCCCATTACCTGTGTTCTAGTCCTAGACAAGTCCCAAGCACCTAAAACCTGGAGccaaattgaattgaattattattttaagcCATTCCACCTTTCCAGGTTTGCTACACGGATGTGTTTCATTAATGTATgaatttctttaactttttaatctaAAGGACTAGAGGAGCTGTTCACAGCACTtcacaagtgaaaaaacagACATCTACAACCGCGTGGTGGAGTCACCTTAGACACAaggttaattttggcagctgctTTTAGTTTTGATCTTTAGACAATAATGTGACTCGTCTCTAGAGTTGATTTACAGACACAAACTCGTCTCTTGAGTTGATTCACAGACTCGTCTCTAGAGTTGATTCACAGACTCGTCTCTAGAGTTGATTAACAGACACAGACTAGTTTCTAGAGTTGAGTCACAGACAAAGACTTATCTCTAAAATTGATTCAGACACAGACTCATCTCTAGAGTTGATTCACAGACACAAACTTTTCTCTAGAGTTgattcacagacacagactcGTCTCTAGAGTTGATTCATAGACACAGACTCATCTCTTGAGTTGATTCACAGACATAGACTAGTCTCCAGAGTTGATTTACAGACACAGACTTGTCTGTCCAGTTTATTCACAGACAAAGACTCATCTCTAGAGTTGATTCACAGACACAAACTTTTCTCTCGAGTTAATGCAGAAGCAAAGACTCGTCTCGAGAGTTGATTCGCAGACACAGGCTCATCTCTAGAGTTGATTGACAGACACAGACTCGTCTCTAGAGTTGATTCAGACACAAACTTGTCTCTAGAGTTGATTAAGAAGCAGACTAGTCTCTAAAGTTGATTCAAAGACACAGACTAGTTTCTAGAGTTGATTCACAGACTCATCTCTAGAAGTgactcacagacacagactgGTCTCTAGAAGTgactcacagacacagacttGTCTCTCGAGTTGattcacaaacacagactcatCTCCAGAGTTGATTAACAGACACAGACTTGTCTCTCAAGTTGATTCACAAACAAAGACTAGTCTCTAGAGTTGATTCAAAGACACAGACTCATCTCTAGAGTTGATTCAAAGACACAGACTTGTCTCTAGAGGTGATTTACTGACGCAGACTTGTCTCTAGAGGAGATTCACAGACACAGCCTCATCTCCAGGGTTGAGTCACAGACACAAACTCGTCTCCAGAGTTGagtcacagacacagactcGTCTCCAGAGTTAATTTACAGTCACATACTCCTCTCTAGAGTTGATTCACAGACTCGTCTCTAGAGGTTATTCACAGAAACAGACTTGTCTCTCAAGTTgattcacagacacagacttGTCTTTCGAGTTGATTCACAGACAAATACTAGTCTCTAGAGTTGATTCAAAGACACAGACTCATCTCTAGAGTTGATGCACAAGCACAGACTCGTTGCTAGAGTTGATTCATGGACACAGACTCGTCTCTAGAGGTGATTTACAGACACAGACTCGTCTCTAGAGTTgattcacagacacagacttGTCTCTCGAGTTGATTCACAGACAAAGACTTGTCTCTAGAGTTGATTCAAAGACACATACTCATCTCTAGAGTTGATTCAAAGACACAGACTTGTCTCTAGAGGTGATTTACTGACGCAGACTTGTCTGTCCAGTttattcacagacacagactcaTCTCTAGAGTTGACCTACCGTTTTCACCACAGTGCTCCAGACACTCCTCAGCAGAGTCGTAGCGGTTCTGGTTACCACGGCAGCCGCCGTAGATAAAACTTTGACAGGTGGAGGTGTTGGGGTCATAGTAGAACTTGGGGAAAGCAGCACGGCATGGACCAGGGTCAGGTGACACCAGACATTGTACTACATAGAGAAAAGAACACCAGCTGGCCATTATGAATGGTACTACAAGCAAACAAACCTGGACCGATGCCGGCTGATCCATCTGTGActgtcaaaataagagcataTGGCTTCCCGTTCGTTAGAGATCAGAATAAATAAGCATTTAAATTTCCTGTCTATGCCTAAGGGCTTTGattgtgaaatgctgctttACCTACAGGAAGTTACATCTACTAAATGTTTCTATTATGAGTAGATGTGAATCGATGGGGGAATATTTAGGTTAAATCTTTCATAGGTGGACATCATAGGTGAGTTTACCTGTCCTATCAGAGCTGCCAGACCCTTGAGCAGGCTTGACCACACCTGGGAGGggcgagagaaagagagagagagagagggagagagagcggaTGAGAGAcaagcagacagagagagaatatTTAGACATCTGTGGTCAAAAAGTTCTAACACATTAGTCCACAATAGTACTATAGTAGTCCACATTAGTACTACAATAGTCCACATAAGTACTACAGTAGTCCACATTAGTACTACAATAGTCCACATAAGTACTACAGTAGTCTACATTAGTACTACAATAGTCCACATTAGTACGAAAGTAGTCCACATTAGTACAAAGTAGTCCACATTAGTACTATATTAGTCCACATTAGTACTACAGTAGTCCACATTAGTACTACAATAGTCCACATTAGTACTACAATAGTCCACATTAGTACTACAATAGTCCACATTAGTACTACAGTAGTCCACATTAGTACTACAATAGTCCACATAAGTACTACAAAAGTCCACATTAGTACTACAATAGTTCACATTAGTACTAAAGTAGTCCACATTAGTACTACAGTAGTCCACATTAGTACTACAATGGTCGACATCAGTACTACAATAGTCCACATTAGTACTACAATAGTCCACATTAGTACTACGATAGTCCACATTAGTACTACAATTGTCCACATTAGTACTACAATAGACCACGTTAGTACTACAAAAGACCACATTAGTACTACAATAGTCCACATTAGTACGAAAGTAGTCAAAATTAGTAGTACAATAGTCCACATTAGTACTACAGTAGTCCACATAAGTACGACAGTAGTCCACATTAGTACTACAATAGTCCACATAAGTACTACAAAAGTCCACATTAGTACTACGATAGTTCACATAAGTACTAAAGTAGTCCACATTAGTACTACAGTAGTCCACATTAGTACTACAATGGTCGACATCAGTACTACAATAGTCCACATTAGTACTACAATAGTCCACATTAGTACTACGATAGTCCACATTAGTACTACAATTGTCCACATTAGTACTACAAGAGACCACGTTAGTACTACAAAAGACCACATTAGTACTACAATAGTCCACATTAGTACGAAAGTAGTCAAAATTAGTAGTACAATAGTCCACATTAGTACTACAGTAGTCCACATAAGTATGACAGTAGTCCACATCAGTATTACAATAGTCAAAATTGGTACTACAGTAGTCCACATTAGTACTACAATAGTCCACATTAGTACTACAGTAGTCCACATAAGTATGACAGTAGTCCACATCAGTACTACAATAGTCAAAATTGGTACTACAGTAGTCCACATTAGTACTACAGTAGTCCACATAAGTATGACAGTAGTCCACATCAGTACTACAATAGTCAAAATTGGTACTACAGTAGTCCACATTAGTACTACAATAGTCCACATTAGTACTACGATAGTCCACATTAGTACTACAATTGTCCACATTAGTACTACAATAGACCACGTTAGTACTACAAAAGACCACATTAGTACTACAATAGTCCACATTAGTACAAAAGTAGTCAAAATTAGTAGTACAATAGTCCACATTAGTACTACAGTAGTCCACATAAGTACGACAGTAGTCCACATTAGTACTACAATAGTCCACATAAGTACTACAAAAGTCCACATTAGTACTACGATAGTTCACATAAGTACTAAAGTAGTCCACATTAGTACTACAGTAGTCCACATTAGTACTACAATGGTCGACATCAGTACTACAATAGTCCACATTAGTACTACAATAGTCCACATTAGTACTACGATAGTCCACATTAGTACTACAATTGTCCACATTAGTACTACAAGAGACCACGTTAGTACTACAAAAGACCACATTAGTACTACAATAGTCCACATTAGTACGAAAGTAGTCAAAATTAGTAGTACAATAGTCCACATTAGTACTACAGTAGTCCACATAAGTATGACAGTAGTCCACATCAGTACTACAATAGTCAAAATTGGTACTACAGTAGTCCACATTAGTACTACAATAGTCCACATTAGTACTACAGTAGTCCACATAAGTATGACAGTAGTCCACATCAGTACTACAATAGTCAAAATTGGTACTACAGTAGTCCACATTAGTACTACAGTAGTCCACATAAGTATGACAGTAGTCCACATCAGTACTACAATAGTCAAAATTGGTACTACAGTAGTCCACATTAGTACTACAGTAGTCCACATAAGTATGACAGTAGTCCACATCAGTACTACAATAGTCAAAATTGGTACTACAGTAGTCCACATTAGTACTACAATAGTCCACATTAGTACAAAGTAGTCCACATTAGTACTACATTGGTCCACATTAGTACTACAATAGTCCAAATTTGTACAACAATAGTCCACATTAGTACAGAGTAGTGCACATTAGTACTACAATTGTCCACATTAGTACTACAGTAGTCCAAATTAGTACTACAGTAGTGCACATTAGTACTATATTAGTCCACATTAGTACTACAATAGTCCACATTAGTACTACAATAGTCCACATTAGTACGAAAGTAGTCAAAATTAGTAGTACATTAGTCCACATAAGTAATACAATAGTCCACATAAGTACTACAATAGAGCACATTAGTACTACAATTGTCCACATTAGTACTACAATAGACCACATTAGTACCACAATAGTCCACATCAGTACTACAGTAGTCCACATTAGTACTAAAGTAGTCAAAATTAGTAATACAATAGTCCACATTAGTACTACAGTAGTCAACATCAGTACTACAGTAGTCCACTTTAGGACTACAATAGTCCACATAAGTATGAGAGTAGTCCACATTAATACTACATTAGTCCACATTAGTACTACAATAGTCCAAATTTGTACTACAATAGTTCACATTAGTACTACAATAGTCCACATTAGTACTGCAATAGTCCACATTAGTACTACAATAGTCCACATTAGTACTACAATTGTCCACATTCGTACTACAATAGACCTCATTAGTACTACAATAGACCACATTAGTACTACAATAGTCCACATTAGTACTGCAATAGTCCACATTAGTACTACAATAGACCTCATCAGTACTACAATTGTCCACATTAGTACTACAATAGTCCACATTAGTACTACCATTGTCCACATTAGTACTACAATAGTCCACATTAGTACTACAATTGTCCACATTCGTACTACAATAGACCTCATTAGTACTACAATAGACCACATTAGTACAACAATAGTCCACATTTGTACTACAATAGTCCACATTAGTACTACTGTTGTCCACATTAGTACTACAGTAGTCAGCATCAGTACTACAGTAATCCACATTAGCACTACACTACTCCACATTAGTATGACAGTAGTCCACATTAGTACTACATTAGTCCACATTCGTACTACTGTTGTCCACATTAGTACTACAGTAGTCAGCATCAGTACTACAGTAATCCACATAAGTACTACAGTAGTCCACATTAGTACTACAGTAGTCTTCATTAGTACTGCAGTAGTGCACATTAGTACGAAAGTAGTCCACATTAGTACTACAGTAGTCCAAATTAGTACTACAGTAGTGCACATTAGTACTATATTAGTCCACATTAGTACTACAATAGTCCACATTAGTACTACAATAGTCCTCATTAGTACTACAGTAGTCCACATTAGTACTACATTAGTTCACATTAGTACAACAATAGTCCCTATTAGTACTATTGTTGTCCACATTAGCACTACAATAGTCCTTTCCAATGTCAGTATCTGTTCTTCATCTGACCACAGTAGTCAGTGATGTCATGGAAGTCACATGATTTAAGAAGGTCAACAGCAGTAGTTAGTGATGATAATGCGATGTTTTTATATGTGATAATGTGTTATTTCTACTTTTGGCAGGAAGCTGATCAGCAGGTTTCACATGAAGTTGAGGAGCAGGAGTCGACTCATCAGGAAGAACTGGGCctagaaacacaaacacaaatcagCTCTGCTTATGCTAACAGGTAAACAGGTGAGTTCATGAGCTTAAGGTGAACTAACTCTACGGGTAAGTTCATGGGCTGTAGGTGAACTAACTCTACAGGTGAGTTCATGGACTGAAGGTGAACTAACTCTACAGGTGAGTTCATGGACTGTAGGTGAAATAACTCTACAGGTGAGTTCATGGACTGAAGGTGAACTAATTATCTCAACAGGTGAGTTCATGGACTGAAGGTGAACCAACTCTACGGGTGAGTTCATGGACTGAAGGTGAACCAACTCTACGGGTGAGTTCATGGACTGAAGGTGAACTAACTCTACAGGTGGGTTCATGGACTGAAGGTGAACTAACTCTACAGGTGAGTTCATGGACTGAAGGTCAACTAACTGAAACTACAGGTGAACTTACTAACTCTACAGGTTAGTTCATGGACTGTAGTTGAACTAACTCTACAGGTGAGTTCCTGGACTGAAGGTGAACTAACTAACTCTAAAGGTGAGTTCATGGACTGAAGGTGAACTAACTCTACAGGTGAGATCATGGACTGAAGGTGAACTAACTCTACAGGTGAGTTCATGGACTGAAGGTGAACTAACTCTACAGGTGAGTTCATGGACTGAAGGTGAACTTACAAACTCTACAGGTGGGTTCATGGACTGAAGGTGAACTAACTCTACAGGTGAGTTCATGGACTGTAGTTGAACTAAGTCTACAGGTGAGTTCATGGACTGAAGGGGACCTACAGCGGCACAGGTGTAGGTGTTTTACCTGTCACTCCTGTGCACTTTTGCTCACACTCTCTCCTGGACTCAAAGTTGTTCGTGTTTCCACCACAGCCACCATAAGTGAAGCGCTGGCAGGTCTGCCTGACCGGGTCGTAGAAGTACCTTGGAAAGGCAGCGCGACAATGACCGACCTTCTTTGGGAGACGACAGTGAACTGAAGAGAGAAATAGAGAGGAGTTGGTACTTCTTTCTATATCTCATACTAGAGACCAACCAACGGCACTGATTTGTTAATTATCAGGAGATAATGCCGatgttttctctcatgttttaccataaaaaaaaaaaacagatcagagacAATCCCACAGGTCTCTTCTACCCAGTGGTACCTGTGAAAGGGGGTTTGCTCTTAATTTACGCCCCACATAATTTTATGGACTAATCCACCTCAAGGTAAACAGCATGTGTTACAGAAAAATCCCAAAGGACTGGACTCAAGCTTTGGCCAGGGTTAGGGTCCATGTCCCTGTAGATAATCCAAAGAACCTGGACTTGGGACCAAGCTTTGGCTAGGGTTAGGCTCACGTTCCTGTAGATATCCCATAGAACCTGGACTCAGGACCAAGCTTTTGGCTAGGGTTAGGTCCACGTCCCTGTAGATATCCCAAAGAACCTGGACTCAGGACCAAGCTTTGTCTAGGGTTAGGTCCATGTCCCTGTAGATATCTATCTATTGATAGATAGATATTGTTCTGCTGATAACGTGCTAATATTGGGATCAATACTAATAAAGACTGATTAACGTCAGTTATAAAGGCATTCAGGGGgttaatgtgtttttgtccTTATCCCAGGAGAAACTAGACAGACCGGTTTCACCTGACACAGCCTGCAGGCCTGTATGGGTTGGGTCACCTGCACAGGTGTGTGAGCTGACACAGAGATTCAAACATGGAGACAGAttcaccacagaagaag
This region of Cheilinus undulatus linkage group 2, ASM1832078v1, whole genome shotgun sequence genomic DNA includes:
- the spint2 gene encoding kunitz-type protease inhibitor 2, which produces MARLCSALLVLCSALLLPALSQDCDWLSDGRDLSLLSLEKGALVAQMDDKDQDSCWAACCEHADCDLVVMGPSSCMMIRCQLRNQNICNLTTGAGDYRVYRKKQARIRTDQDLGKIYLSPLLLPPNPEQRETGNKTTEGSQTDNKTTEGHQTSNQTTEGTKEGTKEGEEKWSVHCRLPKKVGHCRAAFPRYFYDPVRQTCQRFTYGGCGGNTNNFESRRECEQKCTGVTGPVLPDESTPAPQLHVKPADQLPAKSVVKPAQGSGSSDRTVQCLVSPDPGPCRAAFPKFYYDPNTSTCQSFIYGGCRGNQNRYDSAEECLEHCGENGAFDSHGKSRDRWTAGVFLFISLAAISALLLGALIITTLRRHRLPRHPSSISDKEELLPDDSSSIDSLSMPAPRQA